Sequence from the Thunnus maccoyii chromosome 11, fThuMac1.1, whole genome shotgun sequence genome:
TCGTCTACTTCCACCTACATCCAGGGTTCGTCTGAAGGTATGTgaccctttcctgtttcaacgTGACAACGCCTCCGTGCACAAAgcagctccataaagaaatgttttcccAGTTtaatgaggaggaagtagactGGTCTGCAGCCAGGTTCTGACCAGCGTGTGAGGAGTCAGTGGAGGCTGTTAGAGCAGCAGAATCACAGttgagggagaggagagagagaaaaacgcACATTATAATTCCTTAGATCAGcacatttttagcttttttgttttaaaaaaccTACAAAAACAGTTATTTAATAATCAAACTATTGCAgcgttgcagctctagttcagGTGTCTACATAGTTTATTTGTTAGGCTAGAACCTcctttaaacctttaaataacCAAAACGTGACACAGCTGAGGTTACCCTCCACAAGATCCCTGAACTATATTTGTGTTATGCTTTTGTTTTCCTGCTCTCACTATCAGTGATTGTGATACTGAACAGACAGTTTGCATGTCTCTCGCCCGTCAGAGGTCTGATTGGGCAActtgaaaacatatttatgattGCAGGCTATAACCAAACCCTAAAGTATCATCTGACTTCACTTGTTCTCCAtctttcatcttcatcacagTAGAATCTGAAGAGGTTCAGTCACAGCAGGTTAAGATCTCTCTGCACTCAGAGAACATCATGTTGTTGGAAGGATTCCTGATACGTGACTGATAACAGTCGAGTATCTCGCCGTGTTCCTGCGTCTGTCAGAGCTTCAGAGTAGAAAGAGGCGAGGAGGAGataaaaggaggaggaggaggaggaggaggagggagcagagAGGACAGGACGGTGTCTCAGCGGAGCTCAGAGttcagcagaagaagaagaagaggaagactgCGTGACCCTTCGTCAGCGGACATGACTGTTGACCGTCACTGTTTGTTCTGCTGTCAGATATCTGATGTGTTTCACTATGAATGTTTCCTCGCTGCTGCCcggcgtcctgctgctgctgctgctgctgctttcagctGCGTGTGATTGGCCGGTGGGAGCAAAGAAAGTAGATCCGGCGGTTTCAGCCGAGGACCAGGGAACTCACCTCCGAGGCCTCTGGAAGCTGCACATGAGGGACTCGCTGCTGAAAGGAAAAGGTTGAGAAAAtgatcatttcagtcattttttttaaagtaaaagtgCCAAAAATTTGCTGATtgaagcttttcaaatgtgagaattttagACATTTCTGTATCAaaatgatggtaaactgaatatttttgggtttgtacattaaaacatttgaacatgTCAACCTGGACTCAGAAAATCCAGATCAATGAAGacaattttctctattttctgacattttttagacaaaAAGGTTCATGAATTaagcaagaaaataatcaaaagagCATCAAAAGTTTTACTCCCAGGATGAAATCAGAtttgaccctttggaggggcgCGACCCCTATGTTGGGAACCGTAGTAGGATTTTACCTGTAACggagtatttctacattgctgcattggtacttttactgcagtaaaaggtATCTGAATGCTTCTTCCACTGCTGCAAACAACCAGTCATGTCTTTGTAATGCAGGTTCCAGTGATCGTCTAATCAGAGAAGGCCTCAAACAGCAGCTGCTCTACTGTCGCGTCTCGATTGGCTTCCATCTACAGATTCTGCCCGGCGGCGCCGTCGGAGGCGTCCACAAACCCACCGAGTACTGTGAGTTCAGTCCACATGTATGACCTCGACACCATGACACACGATTTGCAGTCTTCTGAGGTTTTACTTGTTTTCAATATTTTAGAATCAGTTTTTATCTGAAGATTTGGCCACATGTCCGTTATACCTCAGGAATATATTCAGGCCTTTATGTCCTTTCTGCGTTATTTGACCCTACGTTTCTCCGTCTCTTTAAGGTCGGCTGAAGGTTTTCGCTATGAAACACGGAGTCGTAGGAATCAGAGGAGTCAAGAGTGGCTTGTACCTCTGTATGAGCGCAGAAGGACTGGCGTCTGGAGCGGTACGTAGCCGACTGCACAGCTCACACCGGCGATACAGCAGGATCCAAAGggacatattctgttttttgtggttttgttatttatatcctgttctgatgtcagatgttaaacatggtcaaagttacaaaacttgaggtgaatttatgtagaaatgctgcctgtgagtcaaaagtcagggctgCAACCTGCTCTGGATGCCTCGTTTGCAAAGTtgcctctacttcctcctcgtgatgacgtcagattgttcatcccatagccttggttgctaaggtggttgctaaggtgtttccatatgttgttcacattgtccactccCATATTCCAGATCTGATTCATGTATGGATGTATATGAGAAGTtcacatttggagtaaagaaatagaagtgaaatcctgctactatagtttgtttacgtagcctccggagccggaggaagcttcctgaagctgaccaatcagaacagagtgggctcatcaggaggcgggccttaaagagacaagcGCTAAAATGGCCTGTTCCAGACAGAGGCGATAGTACGGCGTTATTATGGAtcccactgcttttcttggcaaCACGCCCTGCGTAGCATTTGAGCGCTAGGATTGGCCAGGCGTCCATGCTGCTATTTCCTAACAGTATGATCAGTGGGTGTCTGGTGTTGAGTAATGAGAAAACATTAATTCTGAAGGACTATGAGTTAACAGTTTGAGACGAGCATAAAGTCTGTATTATGTGTAACTTATACCAATAAagcaaaattcaaattttgctTTATTGGTATTAAGCCAGCTGCAGGCGGCCAAATCTTACATAGTGCACCTTTAAACTATTGCAGAAGAACACAACAAGATGACGTCATTAGCGGCAGTCAAAGCTCAGATGATGGAGaatatgatggaaatatgacatttctgcttgtttcatgtattgatgtgaggaaggttacgGTCTCttcatcatcgctccacacagatctgatgttttctgctCTTCATGCTTCATGAACGTCATCATTTAAGTCTGTTTACGTTTGCTTTTtatccacaaaaacaaaaaataaaaaagtttgtgATATTTTGAGAATTATCACTCACTGAATATAGCGTAAAGTTTACTGTTGACAGTGAATCAATGTTGTGATatcaagatatcaaaatgctgcagagacgTTAGAGGCAGCAGTAAATATTCAAacagctgcacagatcagttcagctgctgctgctgcatctctgACAACGTCGGCGCAAAGTTAcaaacaggtgttatttggataaactgaccacatactAGGAgtctaaatggttactttctcacatgaaaaaatattaaaacttaataaagtgacatattatcAGCAGCTTCCAACCCGTCTCAAAATCTCCACCATTACTGCCAGTGGCTCAGGGCGGCGCTACTTCCTGTTCCTGTCATGTTGGACTGAAGGCAGACTGGACGCTGCAGTGACTCACTGTCGCCTcttgaggtacaaagtggtGTCACAAGACAGGACGGTCCggggctagctggttagcatgctaacttcagcagatatctctgcaacacaatacatggtttaaactaaaattctggccaaatcttacatagTGCATCTTTAATGGAGAATTAGCTGCTGTTTATCTCCTCACAGTCACATAACAGCAGTGGATGAAAAGGATTcgttacattttcttttgcaggtTTTATGCTACAGTTGGATGGAAACCTCGTTAGTGTCTGTCTGCTTTAAAGATTCATTTATGATAAACTTTCTTGTCTAAACACTGTTTGTAGAGCTGCATGatggagcagaaacacagtTGGATGATATTCTCTCGCTGTCTGTTCCAGGAGAAGTTTACTGACGACTGCCTGTTTAAAGAGAACCTGGAGGAGAATCACTACACCACCTACTCCTCTCTGACTCACCCGGGACTCTATCTGGCTCTGTCCCACAAAGGAGAGGTCAGGAAGGGCAACAGCGTGGGCCGCCACCAGTCCTGCACCCACTTCCTGCCCCGGAGGACACCGTGATCAGGATCCTGCCTCAGGATTTACAGCTTCTGCAGACCTGTATCCTAATGAGGAAGTGAAGTCTCTCCTGCTGCATCTGAAattagagcagagcagagatcAGCGTCTGGGCCTGAGAACATGGAGAACAAACTACTGAATATAAAACCACATTACAGTATTATTACAAGTTCATGGCTCTGCTGTGGAACAGATGCAATAATCATCcttattacattttttctacTTTGCTGATGAGCTGACGTCGGCTCATCACGCATAAACAGTCGTCTGTCccgtagccttggttgctaaggtggttgctaaggtggttgctaaggtgtttccatgtgttgttcacgtcgtccgctctcatatttcagatctaaTTTCAGGTTGACATTTCctgtaaagaaggagaaaaagaagtgaaatcctgctactatagtttgtttacgtagcctccggagccggaggaagcttcctgaaagctgaccaatcagaacagagtgggctcatcaggaggcggggccttaaagagacaggagctaaaacggcctgtttcagacagaggctgaactgaggggctgcataaaggaccagtagaagataaataaggagtttttaactggaaatcatgcaaagatattccagtagagctccagaatataaatatagagctggaaatgtgcagaatatgtcacCTTTAAGTGTTTACCATTCAACAGCAGCTGGCTCATGTGAAGAAAAGTTgtttaaaacacagaataatgCAGGTTTATTCTTTCCAAATTGCACATACA
This genomic interval carries:
- the fgf9 gene encoding fibroblast growth factor 4A; amino-acid sequence: MCFTMNVSSLLPGVLLLLLLLLSAACDWPVGAKKVDPAVSAEDQGTHLRGLWKLHMRDSLLKGKGSSDRLIREGLKQQLLYCRVSIGFHLQILPGGAVGGVHKPTEYCRLKVFAMKHGVVGIRGVKSGLYLCMSAEGLASGAEKFTDDCLFKENLEENHYTTYSSLTHPGLYLALSHKGEVRKGNSVGRHQSCTHFLPRRTP